In one Methanobrevibacter arboriphilus genomic region, the following are encoded:
- a CDS encoding thiamine pyrophosphate-binding protein: MNTAECIVKILENSGVKHIFGHPGEQIIPFYGALNNSKIDHVLMRHEQGAVHAADAYSRVSGNFGVCISTAGPGALNMVMGVGVAFKDSIPLLVITGDNSLNHENDDEFQDIDIEAIFKPITIKTFNPKNGRSAINNIKKAVKILNNESRGPIHINFPKNVLLDKSIDDNDCNLDLSSDYYLFSDYRVASDLSYDYCDYNKIDEALLEIKKSRRPLIVAGAGIFWADSIEELKKFSEINKIPIAHTYHSKGLINDYGLELGLVGIRGSKMANFAFKNADLIIFLGSKISERTTHINSNFDFKNAKTKVISVNIDQNVLFGDIKIHANVKKVLNHFNHSKIVNNSSKSSFNNLSNNSWVADIFQNNEKIHIDGLESKEIPLKPQVAIKLVMEYFNDLDNLDNFKDYILVNDAGSHTTWVNLISEIYNKRIIFSGAMAPMGYGLPAACGASISKPNNKVILINGDGGFQMNVQELATISSNKLPILIIVLNNSQLGVIRQWETIYNEDLRYSVDLENPDFLKLANAYGIEAESVNSIEELISAIKNLKLDKPYLLEVLIAEEDIPLVKF; encoded by the coding sequence ATGAATACTGCGGAATGTATTGTTAAAATTCTTGAAAATTCAGGTGTTAAACATATTTTTGGACATCCTGGAGAACAAATTATTCCATTTTATGGTGCTTTAAACAATTCTAAAATTGATCATGTTCTTATGAGACATGAACAAGGTGCTGTTCATGCTGCTGATGCTTATTCTAGAGTTTCTGGTAATTTCGGAGTTTGTATTTCTACTGCAGGTCCTGGTGCCTTAAATATGGTGATGGGTGTTGGAGTTGCCTTTAAAGATTCTATTCCTCTGCTTGTTATAACTGGAGATAATTCTTTGAATCATGAAAATGATGATGAGTTTCAAGATATTGATATTGAAGCTATTTTTAAACCTATTACTATTAAAACTTTCAATCCTAAAAATGGTAGATCAGCTATTAATAATATTAAAAAAGCTGTAAAAATTCTTAATAATGAATCAAGAGGTCCTATTCACATTAATTTTCCAAAAAACGTTCTTTTAGATAAATCTATCGATGATAATGATTGTAATTTAGATTTGTCCTCTGATTATTATCTTTTCTCTGATTATCGAGTAGCATCTGATTTATCCTATGATTATTGTGACTATAATAAAATAGATGAGGCATTATTAGAGATAAAAAAATCCAGAAGGCCATTGATTGTTGCTGGTGCCGGAATATTTTGGGCAGATTCTATTGAAGAGCTTAAAAAATTTTCAGAGATTAATAAAATTCCTATTGCTCATACATATCACTCAAAAGGTTTGATAAATGATTATGGCCTTGAACTAGGCCTTGTAGGTATTAGAGGATCTAAAATGGCTAATTTTGCATTTAAAAACGCTGACTTAATAATATTTTTAGGTTCTAAAATATCTGAAAGAACAACTCATATTAACAGTAATTTTGATTTTAAAAATGCTAAAACCAAGGTTATTAGTGTTAATATTGATCAAAACGTACTTTTTGGAGATATAAAAATCCATGCAAATGTAAAAAAAGTTTTAAATCATTTTAATCATTCAAAAATAGTTAATAATTCATCTAAAAGTTCGTTTAATAATTTGTCTAATAATTCATGGGTAGCTGATATTTTTCAAAATAATGAAAAAATTCATATTGATGGCTTAGAAAGCAAAGAAATCCCTTTAAAGCCACAAGTAGCTATTAAATTAGTAATGGAATATTTTAATGATTTAGATAATTTAGATAATTTTAAGGATTATATTTTGGTTAATGATGCAGGTTCACACACTACATGGGTTAATCTTATATCTGAAATTTATAATAAAAGGATTATTTTCTCAGGAGCTATGGCTCCTATGGGTTATGGATTGCCTGCAGCTTGTGGAGCATCAATATCTAAACCTAATAATAAGGTTATTCTTATTAATGGAGATGGCGGCTTTCAGATGAATGTTCAGGAGTTAGCTACTATTTCTTCTAATAAACTCCCTATTTTAATTATAGTATTAAACAATTCTCAATTAGGTGTAATTAGACAATGGGAAACTATTTATAATGAAGATTTAAGATATTCTGTTGATTTAGAAAATCCTGATTTTTTAAAATTAGCTAATGCTTATGGAATTGAAGCTGAATCTGTAAATTCTATTGAAGAGTTAATATCAGCTATTAAAAATTTAAAATTAGATAAACCTTATTTATTAGAGGTTTTAATTGCAGAAGAAGATATTCCTCTTGTTAAATTTTAA